The Meiothermus ruber DSM 1279 genome includes the window TCCAAACCGCCCTACAACATCTTCGCCGGGGCTGACCTACTGGCTTTGGGGGTGCTGGAAGAGGCCGAGCGGCAGGGGCTCGAGGTCGGTGAGGAGGTGCTCTTGCTAGGCTTTGATGGGCACCCCTGGACTGAAGCCCGGGGCCTCTCGACCCTTGCCCAGCCCATTGAGGCCATGGGGGCCGAGGCGGCCCGCCTGTTGCTCGATCGCATCCGGGGCTACAAAGGCAGTCCTCGAGCCCGGCGCTTTGAGCCCACCCTCATCGTCCGACGCTCGACCCAGGCCTCTTGAAAGGGGGGTTGGGTTGTACGCCAGCACACCGCCTGGAACCGAGAATCGAAGTTCTATAAATACCCGGCGGCCGGGCCGCTACACATCCAGCCCAGGCACCCAGAAGGTCTCGTTTTCCAGTGTGAGTTCAAGCTCGAGCCCGCCCTTGCCTGGGATCTGTATCCGGAAGTTTCCGTATTCATTAATTGGGCTGCTGCGGCTATAGCCGGGCGCGTGCAGGGTGACGCGCCACGCCGCTGGTTTTTGCGCCGCACTGATCACCTGCCCTACCAGGAAGGCTCCGCTTTCGTTGCGCTTGAGCGACAGATCGAGGTAGAGGCTGCCCATTTTGTAGAGCCTGTTCCACACCGTCAGAAGGCCCTGATGCTGCTGCGGGGCGCCAATCGCATGGCGCGAATCCATGATCAGGATTCCATCTTTGCGTGTTACAGGCGGACTTGAAAGCATTTTATGGACTCCTGTCTGGTGCTTGGGGGGTTACCTCCCCAGCATTCAGCAGACTTAAGGATAGCGCCCCTTTCCCAGGAGAAGTTCAAATTTGACCGTTAAGTCAGGCCGGATCATCTCAAGCTGCCAGACCCAGCCCAACGCAGCGTTAACTCCAGCACATGCGCACCTTTTCCCCGGGCGGATCTGGTCGTTGCATCGCTTGGGTGGCCTAATGCAAACACCCCCTCGAGGCCGAGGGGGCGTCGCCCTACCTGCGGGTCAGACCTCGAGCCAGACCTGCCCGTTCTCCAGCCGGGCCTTGTAGGCCTTGACCGGGCGGGGTGCGGGCAGGGTGGCCTTGCCGGTGCGCAGGTTGAATTTGGCCCCGTGGCGGGTGCAGCGGATGGTCTCGCCTTCTACCGGGCCATCGGAGAGGGGGTTTTTGTCGTGGGTGCAGATGTCCGAGATGGCGAAAATTTCCTCGCCGGTGTGGATGAGCAGCACCGGGGTTTTCTCGCCCTCCACCCGCACCACCAGGCGGCCATTCTGGAACTCCTCGAGCTTGGCGACGGGAATCCACATAAGCTTATTGAGGTCTAAAGACAGCTTCTATCACGGGTTTTCCCCACCCTGGGGCTCCCACGGGAAGCGCACTCAGACCCGCACCTTCTCCTCGATGATGCTCTCGATGTACTGCCGCAAGGGCTCGATGGGGATGCGGGTGAGCACATCGGTCATGTGGCCCTTGACCAGAATCTGCTGGGCCATGTGGCGCGGCAGGCCCCGGCTCATCAGGTAGAACAGCTCCTCGGGGGCCACCGGCGCGGTGGAGGAGCCGTGGGAGCACTTCACGTCGTTGGCCCCGATCTCGAGCTGCGGCACGCTGTCGCTGCGGGCGTCCTCCGACAGGAGCAGGTTGCGGTTGGTCTGGTAGGCGTCGGTTTTCTGGGCTCCCTGCTCCACCTTGATCAGTCCTGCGTATACCGTGCGGCTCTGGTCTTTGGCCGCACCCTTGTAGAGCACATCGGAGTAGGCGTGGTCGGCCACGTGGTGCTGTAGGGTGTAGTGATCCACGTGCTCCTGGCCGGTGGTGAAGTACAGGCCCAGCATCTCCGAGGACGAGCCCGGCCCCAGCATCTCCGACTGCACCTCGGCCCGGCTGATGGAGGCCCCCATGTTCACCACCAGGTCGTTGAGGGCGGCGTCGCGCTGGAGGTGGGCCCGCTGGCGGTGGAAGTGGTAGAAGCCCTGGCCCAGAAGCTGGATGTGGGCGTGGCGCACCTTGGCCCCGGGGCCCACGATAATCTCGGTGGAGGAGGTGTTCACCGAAGGGGCCACCCTGGCCGGCGAGATGTACTCCTCGATGTAGACGGCCTGGCTGTTTACATCGCCCACAATCAGGGTGCGGGAGCCGGAAAGCCTGCCGCCTTCCAGGTACTTAAACACGCCGATGGGCTTGCTGAACTCCACGTTCTTGGGGATGTACAGGAACACCCCGTGGGTGAAGAGGGCCGCGTTGAGGGCGGGAATTTTGGAGTTCTCGGGGCGGTTCTTCTGGGTGCCCACCAGGTCGTGCCAGTTGACGGCCTTGAAGAGGTTGGCCTCCACCAGCTCGGGGTGCTGGGCGATGGCCTGGTGCAGGCTGGTGAAGATAACGCCCTGCTGCCGGTACTCCTCCGGTAGCTCCACGTGTACCAGGTCGGCCCCCACGAACACCGCATAGCCCGAGAGCTGGGCCTGGGCCAGGCGGTCTTGGACGGCCTGGGGAATCTCGCTCGCGCCACCTTTGGGTAGCTCGAGCGGCAGCTCCTCGAAGGGCACCTCGGTGATGTCGGTGTACTTCCATTCCTCGGTGCGGGTGGTGGGGTAGGGCAGCTTGACGAAGGTCTCCCAGGCCTCCAGCCGCTTGGTCTGGAGCCACTGGGGCTCGTTGAGTTTTTTGGAGACCTCTAAAACGAGGTCGCGGGAAAGGCTCGAGGTGAGTTCCACTGGTCTTCCTCCTGTTACATTGCGGATTAGGCGCAACCAGAACACCCTATTTATGCGCTATCGCTTGTAAATGTCTTTGCGATCACCCACAGCCAGCACGGTGATGGTCTGGGTCTTGGTATCCACGTCGAAGACGATTCTGTAATCGCCCACCCGAACCCGATACGAGGCCTCGCCCTTGAGTTTGATGGTGCCGGGTGCGAAGGGCTCATTGGCCAGCTCCTTCAACTTTTCGATGATGCGTTCCCTGGCCTCTTTGGGCAAACCGGCCATATCTTTGCCTACGCGCTTGGAAATTGCGAGGGTATAGGCCACGGTTCAACGCTCGAGTTCCCTTTGCAGATCCTCGAGGCTGTA containing:
- a CDS encoding non-heme iron oxygenase ferredoxin subunit codes for the protein MWIPVAKLEEFQNGRLVVRVEGEKTPVLLIHTGEEIFAISDICTHDKNPLSDGPVEGETIRCTRHGAKFNLRTGKATLPAPRPVKAYKARLENGQVWLEV
- the sufD gene encoding Fe-S cluster assembly protein SufD, giving the protein MELTSSLSRDLVLEVSKKLNEPQWLQTKRLEAWETFVKLPYPTTRTEEWKYTDITEVPFEELPLELPKGGASEIPQAVQDRLAQAQLSGYAVFVGADLVHVELPEEYRQQGVIFTSLHQAIAQHPELVEANLFKAVNWHDLVGTQKNRPENSKIPALNAALFTHGVFLYIPKNVEFSKPIGVFKYLEGGRLSGSRTLIVGDVNSQAVYIEEYISPARVAPSVNTSSTEIIVGPGAKVRHAHIQLLGQGFYHFHRQRAHLQRDAALNDLVVNMGASISRAEVQSEMLGPGSSSEMLGLYFTTGQEHVDHYTLQHHVADHAYSDVLYKGAAKDQSRTVYAGLIKVEQGAQKTDAYQTNRNLLLSEDARSDSVPQLEIGANDVKCSHGSSTAPVAPEELFYLMSRGLPRHMAQQILVKGHMTDVLTRIPIEPLRQYIESIIEEKVRV
- a CDS encoding type II toxin-antitoxin system RelE family toxin, yielding MAYTLAISKRVGKDMAGLPKEARERIIEKLKELANEPFAPGTIKLKGEASYRVRVGDYRIVFDVDTKTQTITVLAVGDRKDIYKR